A single region of the Longimicrobium sp. genome encodes:
- a CDS encoding condensation domain-containing protein, with translation MSPASGAAAPLSDAKRALLERLLRGQGAGADAPRGIPRRAGGGAAPLSPAQGRLWLAQRMDADSGVDTLFWALRIAGPLDDHALERALGEVVRRHDILRATFHLEGDAPVQRVAPAGAYALPRADLSGLPPAEREAELQLRVRREAAHTPDLERDPLFRAQLLRMAEGEHVLFLSMHHLISDGWSLGVLFREMDALYRAFERGEPSPLEELPIQYADFAAWQHERLAGAGMAEQVEYWSRQLAGAPSLLELPTDFSRPAVQGLRVGTHRFRLPAALADGVGALARAENATPYMVLLAAFKLLLSRYALQDDVVVGTSVSGRSRREVEGLIGFFVNTVALRTDLGGDPSFRGLLRRVRQTVLDGQTHQDLPFERVVEAVRPERTLSHNPLFQAYFVLQNTPSEGPRLGGLELSMVHGGTGAGRFDLTLSATERGDGVHCNLVYRTDLFTPASVERMAEHYTGLLQAALAAADEPLSRLSPLSDEERERVLEWGTVRARMGAGRCLHHRFEEQAARTPAAVAVTCEGESLSYAGLDARAERIARHLRGLGVGPEVRVALFLERSVEMVAAVLGVLKAGGCYVPLDPV, from the coding sequence GTGAGCCCCGCGAGCGGAGCCGCCGCCCCCCTTTCCGATGCGAAGCGCGCCCTCCTGGAGCGGCTGCTGCGCGGGCAGGGGGCCGGGGCGGATGCGCCGCGAGGGATCCCGCGCCGCGCCGGGGGCGGCGCGGCCCCCCTGTCGCCGGCGCAGGGGCGCCTCTGGCTGGCGCAGCGCATGGACGCGGACAGCGGCGTGGACACCCTCTTCTGGGCGCTGCGCATCGCCGGGCCGCTGGACGACCACGCGCTGGAGCGGGCGCTGGGCGAGGTGGTGCGCCGGCACGACATCCTCCGCGCCACCTTCCACCTGGAGGGCGACGCACCCGTGCAGCGGGTGGCGCCCGCCGGGGCGTACGCGCTTCCGCGCGCCGACCTTTCCGGGCTTCCCCCCGCCGAGCGCGAGGCCGAGCTTCAGCTGCGGGTGAGGCGCGAGGCCGCGCACACTCCAGATCTGGAGCGCGACCCCCTGTTCCGCGCGCAGCTGCTGCGCATGGCGGAGGGGGAGCACGTCCTCTTCCTCTCCATGCACCACCTGATCAGCGACGGGTGGAGCCTGGGGGTGCTCTTCCGCGAGATGGACGCCCTCTACCGGGCCTTCGAGCGGGGCGAGCCGTCGCCGCTGGAGGAGCTCCCCATCCAGTACGCGGACTTCGCCGCCTGGCAGCACGAGCGGCTGGCCGGGGCGGGGATGGCGGAGCAGGTGGAGTACTGGAGCCGGCAGCTGGCCGGCGCGCCCTCGCTTCTGGAGCTTCCCACGGACTTCTCGCGCCCCGCCGTGCAGGGGCTGCGGGTGGGCACCCACCGCTTCCGCCTCCCCGCCGCGCTGGCGGACGGGGTGGGGGCGCTGGCCCGCGCCGAGAACGCCACGCCCTACATGGTGCTGCTGGCGGCGTTCAAGCTGCTCCTCTCGCGCTACGCGCTTCAGGACGACGTGGTGGTGGGCACCTCCGTGTCCGGGCGCTCGCGGCGCGAGGTGGAGGGGCTGATCGGCTTCTTCGTCAACACGGTGGCGCTGCGCACCGACCTGGGCGGCGATCCCTCCTTCCGCGGGCTCCTGCGGCGCGTGCGGCAGACGGTGCTGGACGGGCAGACGCACCAGGACCTCCCCTTCGAGCGGGTGGTGGAGGCGGTGCGTCCCGAGCGCACCCTCAGCCACAACCCCCTGTTCCAGGCGTACTTCGTCCTCCAGAACACCCCCTCGGAGGGGCCGCGGCTGGGCGGGCTGGAGCTGAGCATGGTGCACGGGGGGACCGGGGCGGGGCGCTTCGACCTCACCCTTTCCGCCACGGAGCGCGGCGACGGGGTGCACTGCAACCTGGTGTACCGCACCGACCTGTTCACGCCCGCCTCGGTGGAGCGGATGGCGGAGCACTACACCGGCCTTCTGCAGGCGGCGCTCGCCGCGGCCGACGAGCCCCTCTCCCGCCTTTCGCCCCTCAGTGACGAGGAGCGCGAGCGGGTGCTGGAGTGGGGGACGGTGCGCGCGCGGATGGGGGCCGGGCGGTGCCTCCACCACCGCTTCGAGGAGCAGGCGGCCCGCACGCCGGCGGCCGTGGCCGTCACCTGCGAGGGCGAGTCGCTGAGCTACGCCGGGCTGGACGCGCGCGCGGAGCGCATCGCCCGCCACCTGCGCGGGCTGGGGGTGGGGCCCGAGGTGCGGGTGGCGCTCTTCCTGGAGCGCTCGGTGGAGATGGTGGCGGCGGTGCTGGGCGTGCTCAAGGCCGGCGGGTGCTACGTGCCGCTGGACCCGGTGT